One window of the Eucalyptus grandis isolate ANBG69807.140 chromosome 6, ASM1654582v1, whole genome shotgun sequence genome contains the following:
- the LOC108960347 gene encoding cytochrome P450 82A3-like, translating into MAHHRAFAHTSKIPSSSQDTGVYGPVFTVRLGLFPAIVVSSSEVAKECYTQHDLALASRPKLLATEVLGYNYAFFVSAPYGPYWREVRKIATLELLSNRRIESLLKPIVASATDIAIKDLHKLWTEKKNESGHILVDLKQWFARLTMNILLKVVAGKGCYSGVAAADEEEERRCHHALREFLQFLGTFTVADALPFLILKLCLDFFAGKEEI; encoded by the exons ATGGCCCATCATAGGGCATTTGCCCATACTAGCAAAATCCCATCTTCCTCACAAGACACTGGCGTGTATGGACCGGTCTTCACCGTCAGGCTTGGGTTGTTCCCGGCCATAGTGGTTAGTAGTTCCGAGGTAGCCAAAGAATGTTACACACAACATGATCTTGCCCTTGCATCTCGTCCGAAGCTATTAGCCACTGAAGTTTTGGGCTACAACTATGCCTTTTTTGTGTCGGCTCCTTACGGTCCGTATTGGCGTGAAGTGAGGAAAATCGCCACCTTGGAGTTGCTCTCTAACCGGAGGATTGAGTCATTGCTCAAGCCTATAGTGGCGTCGGCGACAGATATTGCCATTAAAGATTTGCACAAGCTTTGGACTGAGAAGAAGAATGAATCAG GCCATATCTTAGTTGACTTAAAGCAGTGGTTTGCAAGGTTGACTATGAACATTCTCCTTAAAGTTGTAGCTGGTAAGGGCTGTTACAGTGGCGTTGCTGCGGCCgatgaggaagaggagaggcGGTGCCACCATGCCCTGAGggaattcctccaattcctGGGGACGTTCACCGTGGCAGATGCTCTTCCATtcttgattttaaaattatgtCTCGATTTTTTtgctggaaaagaagaaatataa
- the LOC104451629 gene encoding cytochrome P450 82A3 translates to MKRTAKELDTIISGWLEEHKRINKNLSEKRGDRDFMDVMLSTLNGMDIGGFDADTIVKATCLAVLSGATDSTTITLTWAISLLLNNRHVLKKAQEELYTQIDKQRHVNESDFNNLTYLYGIVKEILRLHPPVPLAVPHVSTQDCIINGYYVPKDARLILNLWKIQTDSRAWPEPMKFRPERFLNSHKDLGVKDPNFEYMPFGGGRRICPGMSFGLQSVHLVLAKLLHAFEVSTPDNSPVDMSESFGITVGKETPLEVMLSPRLPTEVYEFT, encoded by the exons ATGAAGAGGACCGCCAAAGAGTTGGACACAATCATAAGCGGTTGGCTAGAGGAACACAAAAGGATTAACAAAAATTTGAGCGAGAAGAGGGGTGATCGAGATTTCATGGACGTCATGCTATCGACCCTTAATGGCATGGACATTGGAGGTTTCGACGCTGATACAATTGTCAAAGCTACATGCTTG GCTGTTCTATCAGGCGCTACTGATAGTACAACAATCACCCTAACATGGGCAATCTCTTTGTTGCTAAACAACCGTCACGTTCTAAAGAAGGCTCAAGAAGAACTATACACTCAAATTGATAAACAAAGACATGTGAATGAATCAGACTTCAACAACTTAACTTATCTATATGGCATAGTAAAGGAGATCCTCCGATTACATCCACCAGTTCCGCTGGCCGTACCACACGTATCAACTCAAGATTGCATCATCAACGGGTATTATGTCCCCAAAGACGCGAGGTTGATCTTGAACTTGTGGAAAATTCAAACTGATTCAAGAGCATGGCCTGAACCAATGAAGTTTAGGCCTGAGAGGTTCTTGAATAGTCATAAGGATTTGGGTGTGAAGGACCCTAATTTTGAGTACATGCCATTTGGAGGTGGTAGAAGAATTTGTCCTGGGATGTCCTTTGGTCTTCAGTCGGTGCATTTGGTGCTTGCTAAGTTGCTGCATGCATTCGAAGTATCAACTCCTGACAATTCGCCGGTGGATATGTCGGAGAGTTTTGGAATTACGGTTGGCAAGGAGACGCCGCTCGAAGTAATGCTTTCACCAAGATTGCCTACAGAAGTCTATGAATTTACATGA